The nucleotide sequence GTGCGCAAGGCGGGCAAGCTCCCCGGAGCCACGCTCAGCCAGGCATACGACCTGGAGTACGGCTCCGCCGAGATCGAGGTGCACGCCGAGGACCTGATCGCGGGCGACCGCGTGATGGTCATCGACGATGTCCTCGCGACCGGCGGCACGGCCGAGGCGTCGCTGCGGCTCATCCGGCGGGCGGGAGCCGAGGTCGCGGGCGTGGCGGTCCTCATGGAACTGGGCTTCCTGGCCGGCCGGGAACGGCTGGAGTCCGTATTGGACGGCGCTCCGCTGGAGTCCCTGATCCTGGTCTGAACGGATTCTGACGGCCCATGACCTGTGCTTCCGCGGTGCGCTGATATCGGCGCGTTGCGGAAGCACAGGTCTTTTCGCCCCCTTCGTGTTCCTCCGCGAAGCATGCTCAGTGCCTGGTCGCGAGCGCTCGTGAACGTGATTGACATGTTCGGGCCAGTGATATTTGATGATCGTGCGCCACATCGACCACATGACCACTGGTCCAGGCGCAGGGGGAATGAGTGAACAGGTGTATGCCGACGCCGTATGGCGTCCTCTTCGTCATCCCCCGACGGGCTTGTGGTAAATGATCTAGGGGGATTTTCTATGCGTCTGCGAACTTTGCCAGTCGTCACCGCGGTTGCCGCCGCCACCTTCCTCGGGCTCGCGGCGAGCCCCGCACAGGCGGGCACGGGCCTGCTCCTCGGGGTGCACCCCACCGGCTCCGACGACTGGGGCAACTTCAACCAGGACCCGGTCGACCACCCCGGCGAGAGCCAGGATGTGCCCGGGGACGCCATCCGGGCCTGTGACTTCACGGGGGACACCTGGGGAGTCACCGCCTGGCTGGACGTCAACCGCGACGGAACCTGGGACCGCTCCGCCACGACCAGCGGTCACGCCTCGGACTACTGCAGCCCCTGGAAGACGGGAGACCTCAGGGAGAACACCAAGGTGACCCTCAAGGTCTGTCACACCAAGGCCGGGCAGACGCCGCGGAACTGCAGGACGGGTGACACCGTCGCCTGACGCTTCTCGTCCGACGGGTACCCCGGGCTTCGCGATGTCCGGGTGACGTCGAGACCTGACGAGCGGTGACCGAGCGCAACACCGAGGCGGGCCCGGAGGAATCCGGCGCCCGCCTCCGGTGTTTCACCGGTAGACGGCTCTCACATCGGCCTGAACGCGATCCTGGGACGCGGGATCGCTACCATGGGTGTTCCGGAGCCTGACCGGGGGACCCGGAACGCGCACGAGGAGCCCTCTTGGCAGACGAGGCCCAGCACCTGACCGCCGCCAAGCCCGAGTCCGCCTCGGGCCCCGCGGCCAAGCCCGCGCAGAACGCGACGAACCCCGCGACGGGGTCCGCGCAGGGCCCGGTCGAGCACGCCCAGTCCGCGCCAACCGACAAGGCCGCCGGCCCGTCGCGCCCCCAGTCGGCCTCGGCCGAGGACCCCGCGCCCGCGCCCACTGCGGCGCCCCCGGCCCGGCCCGCCCCCACGGGCCAGCCGGCGCGCTCCGGCTCCTCCAACCGCGTACGCGCCCGCCTCGCCCGCCTCGGCGTGCAGCGCTCCAACCCGTACAACCCGGTCCTGGAGCCGCTGCTGCGCACCGTGCGCGGCCAGGACCCGAAGATCGAGACGGCGACACTCCGCCAGATCGAGAAGGCCTACCAGGTCGCCGAGCGCTGGCACCGCGGCCAGAAGCGCAAGAGCGGCGACCCGTACATCACGCACCCCCTCGCCGTCACCACCATCCTCGCCGAGCTGGGTATGGATCCGGCCACCCTGATGGCCGGGCTCCTGCACGACACGGTCGAGGACACCGAGTACGGCCTCGACCAGCTCCGCCGCGACTTCGGCGACTCCGTCGCCCTCCTCGTCGACGGCGTCACCAAGCTGGACAAGGTCAAGTTCGGCGAGGCCGCCCAGGCCGAGACCGTGCGCAAGATGGTCGTCGCCATGGCCAAGGACCCCCGCGTCCTGGTCATCAAGCTCGCCGACCGCCTGCACAACATGCGCACCATGCGCTACCTCAAGCGGGAGAAGCAGGAGAAGAAGGCGCGCGAGACCCTGGAGATCTACGCGCCGCTCGCCCACCGCCTGGGCATGAACACCATCAAGTGGGAACTGGAGGACCTCGCCTTCGCGATCCTCTACCCCAAGATGTACGACGAGATCGTCCGGCTGGTGGCCGAGCGGGCACCGAAGCGTGACGAGTATCTGGCCATAGTGACCGACGAGGTCCAACAGGACCTGAGGGCCGCCCGCATCAAGGCGACCGTCACCGGCCGCCCGAAGCACTACTACAGCGTGTACCAGAAGATGATCGTCCGCGGTCGCGACTTCGCGGAGATCTACGACCTGGTCGGCATCCGCGTCCTGGTGGACACCGTCCGCGACTGCTACGCGGCCCTGGGCACCGTTCACGCCCGCTGGAACCCGGTTCCGGGGCGGTTCAAGGACTACATCGCGATGCCCAAGTTCAACATGTACCAGTCGCTGCACACGACGGTCATCGGGCCCAACGGCAAGCCCGTCGAACTCCAGATCCGCACGTTCGACATGCACCGCCGCGCCGAGTACGGCATCGCCGCGCACTGGAAGTACAAGCAGGAGGCCGTCGCCGGTGCCTCCAAGGTGCGCTCGGACCAGCCGCGGACCACCGGCAAGGACGACCACCTCAACGACATGGCCTGGCTGCGTCAGCTGCTGGACTGGCAGAAGGAGACCGAGGACCCCGGCGAGTTCCTGGAGTCCCTGCGCTTCGACCTGTCCCGCAACGAGGTCTTCGTCTTCACGCCGAAGGGCGACGTGATAGCGCTGCCGGCCGGTGCCACGCCCGTGGACTTCTCGTACGCGGTGCACACCGAGGTGGGCCACCGCACCATAGGAGCCCGCGTCAACGGACGCCTCGTCCCGCTGGAATCGACCCTGGACAACGGCGACCTGGTGGAGGTCTTCACCTCCAAGGCGGCGGGGGCCGGACCGTCCCGGGACTGGCTGAACTTCGTGAAGTCGCCGCGCGCCCGCAACAAGATCCGGGCCTGGTTCTCCAAGGAGCGCCGCGACGAGGCCATCGAGCAGGGCAAGGACGCCATCGTCCGAGCGATGCGCAAGCAGAACCTGCCGATCCAGCGCATCCTCACCGGCGACTCGCTCGTCACCCTCGCCCACGAGATGCGCTACCCGGACATCTCCGCCCTCTACGCGGCCATAGGCGAAAGCCATGTCTCCGCGCAGAGCGTGGTGCAGAAGCTCGTCCAGGCCCTCGGCGGCGAGGAGGCCGCGACCGAGGAGATCGACGAGTCCGTACCGTCCACCCGCAGCCGCAAGCGGCGCGGCAGCAACGACCCCGGAGTCGTGGTCAAGGGCGTCGAGGACGTCTGGGTCAAGCTCGCCCGCTGTTGTACGCCCGTCCCCGGCGACCCCATCATCGGCTTCGTCACCCGCGGCAGTGGCGTATC is from Streptomyces sp. NBC_01314 and encodes:
- a CDS encoding adenine phosphoribosyltransferase; translation: MTDVKELLLSRIRDVADYPQPGVMFKDITPLLADPAAFTALTDALAELTVRHGATKIVGLEARGFILGAPAAVRAGVGFIPVRKAGKLPGATLSQAYDLEYGSAEIEVHAEDLIAGDRVMVIDDVLATGGTAEASLRLIRRAGAEVAGVAVLMELGFLAGRERLESVLDGAPLESLILV
- a CDS encoding bifunctional (p)ppGpp synthetase/guanosine-3',5'-bis(diphosphate) 3'-pyrophosphohydrolase, whose protein sequence is MADEAQHLTAAKPESASGPAAKPAQNATNPATGSAQGPVEHAQSAPTDKAAGPSRPQSASAEDPAPAPTAAPPARPAPTGQPARSGSSNRVRARLARLGVQRSNPYNPVLEPLLRTVRGQDPKIETATLRQIEKAYQVAERWHRGQKRKSGDPYITHPLAVTTILAELGMDPATLMAGLLHDTVEDTEYGLDQLRRDFGDSVALLVDGVTKLDKVKFGEAAQAETVRKMVVAMAKDPRVLVIKLADRLHNMRTMRYLKREKQEKKARETLEIYAPLAHRLGMNTIKWELEDLAFAILYPKMYDEIVRLVAERAPKRDEYLAIVTDEVQQDLRAARIKATVTGRPKHYYSVYQKMIVRGRDFAEIYDLVGIRVLVDTVRDCYAALGTVHARWNPVPGRFKDYIAMPKFNMYQSLHTTVIGPNGKPVELQIRTFDMHRRAEYGIAAHWKYKQEAVAGASKVRSDQPRTTGKDDHLNDMAWLRQLLDWQKETEDPGEFLESLRFDLSRNEVFVFTPKGDVIALPAGATPVDFSYAVHTEVGHRTIGARVNGRLVPLESTLDNGDLVEVFTSKAAGAGPSRDWLNFVKSPRARNKIRAWFSKERRDEAIEQGKDAIVRAMRKQNLPIQRILTGDSLVTLAHEMRYPDISALYAAIGESHVSAQSVVQKLVQALGGEEAATEEIDESVPSTRSRKRRGSNDPGVVVKGVEDVWVKLARCCTPVPGDPIIGFVTRGSGVSVHRNDCVNIESLSREPERILEVEWAPTQSSVFLVAIQVEALDRSRLLSDVTRVLSDQHVNILSAAVQTSRDRVATSRFTFEMGDPKHLGHVLKAVRGVEGVYDVYRVTSARRP